The Musa acuminata AAA Group cultivar baxijiao chromosome BXJ1-3, Cavendish_Baxijiao_AAA, whole genome shotgun sequence genome window below encodes:
- the LOC135623829 gene encoding CBL-interacting protein kinase 1-like — MKREGEVVRVGKYEVGRTLGEGNFAKVKLARHVDSGRCFAVKVLERKRILDLHTHDQIKREIGTLKLLKHPNVVRLYEVLASKTKIYMVLEYVDGGELFDRIESKGRLSEPEGRKLFQQLIDAVSYCHEKGVFHRDLKPENVLLDTQGNAKISDFGLSALPQQFGHDGLLHTTCGSPNYVAPEVIANKGYDGAMSDIWSCGVILYVILTGCLPFDDTNLAVLYQKILKGDVQIPKWLSPGARNLITRILDPNPHTRMNMAQIKEDKWFKQDYDPAKPEEDEEDISSDDEAFSIKEVAEAERHGDAYTHINAFELIGMSSCLDLSGFFEEEDASGRKIRFTSNCQPEELLKKIEDIVSGMGFQVQRGHGKLKVVQLCDSKSSSRSFSAVAEVFELGPSLYVVELRKTQGDSSLYRQLWAKLSDNLGVYKSQEALTKQPLLTELTGLGGSPVIAA, encoded by the exons ATGAAGAGGGAGGGGGAGGTGGTGCGGGTGGGCAAGTACGAGGTGGGGCGGACGCTTGGGGAGGGCAACTTTGCCAAAGTCAAGCTCGCTCGCCACGTCGACTCCGGCCGCTGCTTCGCCGTCAAGGTCCTCGAGCGCAAGCGCATCCTCGACCTCCATACCCACGATCAG ATTAAGAGGGAGATTGGCACGCTGAAGCTCCTCAAGCATCCGAACGTCGTCAGATTGTACGAG GTCCTGGCGAGCAAAACCAAGATCTACATGGTTCTCGAATACGTCGATGGGGGCGAACTATTTGATAGAATA GAGTCTAAAGGAAGACTATCAGAACCCGAAGGGCGTAAGCTTTTCCAGCAGCTGATCGATGCTGTCAGCTATTGCCATGAAAAGGGTGTTTTCCATAGAGATCTGAAG CCAGAGAATGTGCTTCTTGACACACAAGGAAATGCTAAGATCTCAGACTTCGGCCTCAGTGCTTTGCCTCAACAGTTTGGG CATGACGGTTTACTGCACACTACATGTGGGAGTCCGAACTACGTTGCTCCTGAG GTTATTGCCAACAAAGGCTACGATGGTGCAATGTCAGACATCTGGTCTTGTGGTGTGATCTTGTATGTCATTCTTACTGGATGTCTTCCCTTTGATGACACAAACCTTGCCGTTCTCTATCAAAAG ATCTTAAAAGGTGATGTCCAGATACCCAAATGGCTTTCGCCAGGAGCCCGTAACTTGATAACGAGAATTCTTGATCCAAATCCTCATACCCGGATGAACATGGCTCAGATCAAAGAAGACAAATGGTTCAAGCAAGATTATGACCCTGCTAAGCcagaggaagatgaagaagatatAAGCAGTGACGATGAAGCCTTCTCGATCAAAGAG GTTGCAGAGGCAGAGAGACATGGAGATGCATACACCCATATCAATGCTTTCGAGCTAATTGGAATGTCTTCCTGCCTTGATCTCTCTGGGTTTTTTGAGGAAGAG GATGCCTCTGGGAGAAAGATCAGATTCACCTCAAATTGTCAACCAGAGGAGCTGCTGAAGAAGATCGAGGACATTGTCTCAGGAATGGGATTCCAGGTGCAGAGAGGCCATGGCAAG CTAAAAGTCGTGCAACTGTGTGACAGCAAGTCAAGCAGCAGATCCTTTTCAGCTGTTGCTGAG GTGTTTGAGCTCGGTCCTTCATTGTACGTGGTGGAATTAAGGAAAACGCAGGGAGACTCTTCCTTATATCGGCAG CTTTGGGCAAAGCTCTCAGATAACTTGGGAGTCTACAAAAGCCAAGAGGCTTTGACAAAGCAGCCATTGTTGACAGAGCTCACAGGATTAGGAGGGAGTCCTGTTATTGCTGCATGA